The Papaver somniferum cultivar HN1 unplaced genomic scaffold, ASM357369v1 unplaced-scaffold_18, whole genome shotgun sequence genome includes a window with the following:
- the LOC113337866 gene encoding elongation factor 1-alpha-like, translating to MGKEKVHINIVVIGHVDSGKSTTTGHLIYKLGGIDKRVIERFEKEAAEMNKRSFKYAWVLDKLKAERERGITIDIALWKFETTKYYCTVIDAPGHRDFIKNMITGTSQADCAVLIIDSTTGGFEAGISKDGQTREHALLAFTLGVKQMICCCNKMDATTPKYSKARYDEIVKEVSSYLKKVGYNPDKIAFVPISGFEGDNMIERSTNLDWYKGPTLLEALDNISEPKRPSDKPLRLPLQDVYKIGGIGTVPVGRVETGFIKPGMVVTFGPTGLTTEVKSVEMHHEALQEALPGDNVGFNVKNVAVKDLKRGFVASNSKDDPAREAANFTSQVIIMNHPGQIGNGYAPVLDCHTSHIAVKFAEILTKIDRRSGKELEKEPKFLKNGDAGIIKMLPTKPMVVETFSQYPPLGRFAVRDMRQTVAVGVIKEVEKKDPSGAKVTKSAIKKK from the exons ATGGGTAAAGAGAAGGTTCATATCAACATTGTTGTCATTGGACATGTCGACTCTGGAAAATCTACCACAACTGGTCACTTGATCTACAAGCTTGGAGGTATTGACAAGCGTGTTATTGAAAGATTCGAGAAGGAGGCTGCTGAGATGAACAAGAGGTCATTCAAGTATGCATGGGTTCTTGACAAGCTTAAGGCTGAACGTGAGCGTGGTATTACCATTGATATTGCCTTATGGAAGTTTGAGACCACCAAGTACTACTGCACAGTTATTGATGCTCCTGGACATCGTGACTTTATCAAAAACATGATTACTGGTACTTCTCAGGCTGATTGTGCTGTCCTCATCATCGATTCTACAACTGGAGGTTTCGAGGCTGGTATCTCAAAGGATGGTCAGACTCGTGAGCACGCCCTTCTTGCTTTCACCCTTGGTGTCAAGCAGATGATCTGTTGTTGTAACAAG ATGGATGCCACCACCCCCAAGTACTCAAAGGCTAGGTACGATGAAATTGTAAAGGAGGTCTCATCTTACTTGAAGAAGGTTGGATACAACCCAGACAAAATTGCCTTTGTTCCTATCTCTGGATTCGAGGGAGACAACATGATTGAGAGGTCCACCAACCTTGACTGGTACAAGGGTCCAACTCTCCTTGAGGCTCTTGACAATATCTCTGAGCCAAAGAGACCCTCAGACAAGCCCCTTCGTCTTCCACTTCAGGATGTTTACAAGATTGGAGGTATTGGAACTGTGCCAGTGGGACGtgttgaaactggattcatcaagCCTGGTATGGTTGTTACTTTTGGACCCACCGGGTTGACCACTGAAGTTAAGTCTGTGGAGATGCACCACGAAGCCCTTCAAGAAGCTCTTCCAGGAGACAATGTTGGGTTCAATGTCAAGAATGTTGCTGTGAAGGATCTCAAGCGTGGTTTCGTCGCCTCCAACTCCAAGGATGACCCTGCCAGGGAAGCAGCCAACTTCACCTCCCAGGTCATCATCATGAACCATCCTGGTCAGATCGGTAACGGTTATGCCCCAGTTCTTGACTGTCACACATCTCACATTGCTGTTAAGTTCGCTGAGATCCTCACCAAGATTGATAGGCGATCTGGGAAGGAGCTTGAGAAGGAGCCCAAGTTCTTGAAGAATGGTGATGCTGGTATTATTAAGATGCTTCCAACCAAGCCCATGGTTGTTGAGACCTTCTCTCAGTACCCACCTCTTGGACGTTTTGCTGTTAGGGACATGAGGCAGACAGTTGCTGTTGGTGTCATCAAGGAAGTTGAGAAGAAGGACCCATCAGGAGCCAAGGTTACCAAGTCTGCTATCAAGAAGAAATGA